A window of Deinococcus radiotolerans contains these coding sequences:
- a CDS encoding NuoB/complex I 20 kDa subunit family protein, which produces MPLKELFEKDWQELESEGILFSSLEKLVAWGRSNSLWPATFGLACCAIEMMSSTDGRNDLARFGSEVFRASPRQADVMIVAGRLSKKMAPVMRRVYDQMPDPKWVISMGACASSGGMFNNYAIVQNVDSVVPVDIFVPGCPPRPEALIYAVMQLQKKVRGEAFDGLGQQLPMVDAWTR; this is translated from the coding sequence ATGCCACTGAAGGAACTGTTCGAGAAGGACTGGCAGGAACTGGAGTCCGAGGGGATCCTGTTTTCCAGCCTGGAGAAGCTAGTCGCGTGGGGGCGGAGTAACAGCCTGTGGCCCGCGACGTTCGGGCTGGCGTGCTGCGCCATTGAGATGATGAGCTCCACCGACGGCCGCAACGACCTGGCGCGCTTCGGGAGTGAGGTGTTTCGCGCGTCGCCCCGGCAGGCGGACGTGATGATCGTCGCGGGGCGCCTGAGCAAGAAGATGGCGCCGGTCATGCGCCGCGTGTACGACCAGATGCCCGACCCGAAGTGGGTGATCAGCATGGGCGCGTGCGCCAGCAGCGGCGGCATGTTCAACAACTACGCGATTGTGCAGAACGTGGACAGCGTCGTGCCGGTGGACATCTTCGTGCCCGGCTGCCCCCCCCGCCCCGAGGCGCTGATCTACGCCGTGATGCAGCTCCAGAAGAAGGTGCGCGGCGAGGCGTTCGACGGGCTGGGGCAGCAGCTGCCCATGGTGGACGCATGGACCCGCTGA
- a CDS encoding NADH-quinone oxidoreductase subunit C — MDPLKPADAKPMGREGVAQSSTSAAPVVPSPVPVIPAAPSRDVTGLIAELGLTEDHAAEPTALVTPGDLHRAAQALKDHGFMLMDTVGIDYSTYTEARPKRFAVLHNIYHPRDHRRLFLRVWLDDGETLPSLYPIWRAANYLEREVYDLMGVTFTGHPDLRKVLTPDDLEGHPLRKDFPLGETPTLFREGRHLDPAAFRAGLTGRDAGLTGYRGELRRGRGEDRLPPVMPEGGPK; from the coding sequence ATGGACCCGCTGAAACCCGCAGACGCGAAACCCATGGGCCGCGAGGGCGTCGCGCAGTCCAGCACCAGCGCCGCGCCGGTCGTCCCGTCCCCGGTCCCGGTGATTCCGGCTGCGCCCAGCCGCGACGTGACCGGCCTGATCGCCGAACTGGGCCTGACCGAGGATCACGCCGCCGAACCCACCGCCCTGGTCACGCCCGGCGATCTGCACCGCGCCGCGCAGGCCCTCAAAGATCACGGGTTCATGCTCATGGACACCGTCGGCATCGACTACAGCACCTACACCGAGGCCCGCCCGAAGCGCTTCGCGGTGCTGCACAACATCTACCACCCGCGCGACCACCGCCGCCTCTTCCTGCGCGTGTGGCTGGACGACGGCGAGACCCTGCCCAGCCTGTACCCGATCTGGCGCGCCGCGAACTACCTGGAACGCGAGGTGTACGACCTGATGGGCGTCACCTTCACCGGTCACCCCGACCTGCGCAAGGTCCTCACGCCCGACGACCTCGAAGGTCACCCGCTGCGCAAGGACTTCCCGCTGGGCGAGACGCCCACCCTGTTCCGCGAGGGCCGTCACCTCGACCCAGCGGCGTTCCGCGCGGGCCTCACCGGGCGCGACGCGGGACTCACCGGATACCGCGGCGAACTGCGCCGGGGCCGGGGCGAGGACCGCCTGCCGCCCGTCATGCCGGAAGGAGGGCCCAAGTGA
- the nuoD gene encoding NADH dehydrogenase (quinone) subunit D, with amino-acid sequence MHTQIMSLNVGPQHPSTHGVLRLVVDMDGEYVVKVTPHMGYLHTGFEKTFENRTYQQGVTYAPRTDYLHSFGHELAYVLSVEKLLQADVPERATTVRVILHELGRIHSHLVFVGTGLLDLGALTPFFYAFREKEALQDLFEAVCGYRMNQGYFRVGGLYRDIPGDWAPRVEKFLDQMERGVTEYSTLFAQNPIFLDRAKGVGVIPPEVAIDLGLTGPNLRASGVPLDHRKDNPYCGYESYDFNVITSTDGDSLARFNMRLLEFGESIKIVRQALRRLKPGPVKDPNRKISLPPRHELETSMEAVIHHFKLVTEGFHPPTGEVYVPVESARGEVGYYIVSDGGSMPYRVKIRAPSFVNLQALEYACVGAQFADLITILATIDPVLGDVDR; translated from the coding sequence ATGCACACGCAGATCATGAGCCTGAACGTCGGGCCGCAGCACCCCAGTACGCACGGCGTGCTGCGGCTCGTGGTGGACATGGACGGCGAGTACGTCGTGAAGGTCACCCCGCACATGGGGTACCTGCACACCGGCTTCGAGAAGACCTTCGAGAATCGCACGTACCAGCAGGGCGTGACCTACGCGCCCCGCACCGACTACCTGCACTCGTTCGGCCATGAACTCGCGTACGTCCTGAGCGTCGAGAAACTCCTGCAGGCGGACGTGCCCGAACGGGCCACCACCGTGCGCGTCATCCTGCACGAACTCGGACGCATCCACAGCCACCTCGTGTTCGTCGGCACCGGCCTGCTCGACCTGGGCGCCCTGACCCCGTTCTTCTACGCCTTCCGCGAGAAAGAAGCCCTCCAGGACCTGTTCGAGGCGGTGTGCGGGTACCGCATGAACCAGGGGTACTTCCGCGTGGGCGGCCTGTACCGCGACATCCCGGGCGACTGGGCGCCCCGCGTGGAGAAGTTCCTCGACCAGATGGAACGCGGCGTCACCGAGTACAGCACCCTGTTCGCGCAGAACCCCATCTTCCTCGACCGCGCTAAAGGGGTGGGCGTCATCCCGCCCGAGGTCGCCATCGACCTGGGCCTCACCGGACCCAACCTGCGCGCCAGCGGCGTGCCCCTCGACCACCGCAAGGACAACCCCTACTGCGGCTACGAGAGCTACGACTTCAACGTCATCACCAGCACCGACGGGGATTCCCTGGCGCGCTTCAACATGCGCCTCCTCGAATTCGGCGAGAGCATCAAGATCGTCCGGCAGGCCCTCAGGCGCCTGAAACCCGGCCCGGTCAAGGACCCCAACCGCAAGATCAGCCTCCCGCCCCGCCACGAACTCGAGACGAGCATGGAAGCGGTCATCCACCACTTCAAACTCGTCACCGAGGGCTTCCACCCGCCCACCGGCGAGGTGTACGTCCCGGTCGAGAGTGCGCGCGGCGAGGTCGGGTACTACATCGTCAGTGACGGCGGCAGCATGCCGTACCGCGTGAAGATCCGCGCGCCCAGCTTCGTGAACCTCCAGGCGCTGGAGTACGCCTGCGTCGGCGCGCAGTTCGCGGACCTCATCACGATTCTCGCCACCATCGACCCCGTGCTGGGCGACGTGGACCGCTGA
- the nuoE gene encoding NADH-quinone oxidoreductase subunit NuoE, whose amino-acid sequence MSYFAEKQPLVADIFSRYPDSPQGRRSALMPLLREVQDAEGFVSEARMAEIAALCGTTATEVRSVMSFYSTYHTLPTGKYHLQVCSTLMCALAGSDELWDHLVETLDVQPGEVSADGRFSVQKVECLGSCGTAPMMQINNDGYYENVGPSKCARILESLRSDLQPLPDNPVPVTVGADGRQVLATGQAIGSSVTGLHRLPEQAGGEA is encoded by the coding sequence TTGAGTTACTTCGCTGAGAAACAACCACTGGTGGCGGATATCTTCAGCCGTTACCCGGATTCACCGCAGGGGCGGCGCAGCGCACTGATGCCGCTGCTGCGTGAGGTGCAGGACGCCGAGGGCTTCGTGTCCGAGGCCCGCATGGCCGAGATCGCCGCGCTGTGCGGCACGACGGCGACCGAGGTGCGCTCGGTGATGAGCTTCTACTCCACGTACCACACGCTCCCCACAGGCAAATATCACCTGCAGGTGTGCAGCACGCTGATGTGCGCGCTGGCCGGGTCGGACGAACTGTGGGATCACCTCGTGGAGACGCTGGACGTGCAGCCGGGCGAGGTGAGCGCGGACGGGCGCTTCAGCGTGCAGAAGGTCGAGTGCCTGGGCTCGTGCGGCACCGCGCCCATGATGCAGATCAACAATGACGGGTACTACGAGAACGTGGGCCCCAGCAAGTGCGCGCGGATTCTGGAGTCACTGCGGAGCGACCTGCAGCCGCTGCCGGACAATCCGGTGCCGGTGACGGTGGGCGCCGACGGGCGGCAGGTGCTGGCGACCGGGCAGGCGATCGGGTCGAGCGTGACGGGCCTGCACCGCCTGCCGGAACAGGCCGGGGGTGAGGCGTGA
- the nuoF gene encoding NADH-quinone oxidoreductase subunit NuoF has product MTATAPTPPKPITSAKDPRFAPTLYAHVGQPESWTLAYYRRNGGYEPVKRAFAMGPDAVIEEVKKSGLRGRGGAGFATGLKWSFMPLKDGKPHYIICNADESEPGSFKDRYLLSEDPHQLIEGMIIAGYAMRASVGYIYIRGEYVHAAERIWAAIHEARAAGLLGQNILGSGFDFQLFVHRGAGAYICGEETALMNSLEGLRANPRLKPPFPAAAGLYGLPTTINNVETFCAATQILRYGADWHAGMGTEKSKGMKLFQISGPVARPGVYELPLGTTFRELIYDWAGGPLEEMKAIIPGGSSCPMLPWTDAILDTPMDYEAVAAAGSMLGTGGVTLIPKADCIVNATWNLVRFYGHESCGKCTPCREGISSWMTRMYQKLVTGRGQPGDVQLILDMSDNIGGRSFCALADACLGPVLSSIKHFREEYDALATTQQPLYPARKRWRDA; this is encoded by the coding sequence GTGACCGCCACGGCCCCCACCCCCCCGAAACCGATCACGAGCGCGAAGGACCCGCGCTTCGCGCCGACGCTGTACGCGCACGTGGGGCAGCCGGAGAGCTGGACTCTTGCTTACTACCGCCGGAACGGTGGGTACGAGCCGGTGAAGCGCGCGTTCGCGATGGGCCCGGACGCCGTGATCGAGGAAGTGAAAAAGTCCGGCCTGCGCGGGCGCGGCGGGGCGGGCTTCGCGACGGGCCTGAAGTGGTCGTTCATGCCGCTGAAGGACGGCAAGCCGCACTACATCATCTGCAACGCGGACGAGTCCGAACCCGGCAGCTTCAAGGACCGCTACCTGCTCTCGGAGGACCCGCACCAGCTGATCGAGGGGATGATCATCGCGGGCTACGCCATGCGCGCCAGCGTGGGGTACATCTACATCCGAGGGGAGTACGTGCACGCCGCCGAGCGCATCTGGGCCGCCATTCACGAGGCGCGCGCGGCGGGGCTGCTGGGCCAGAACATCCTGGGCAGCGGCTTCGACTTCCAGCTGTTCGTGCACCGCGGCGCCGGAGCGTACATCTGCGGCGAGGAAACCGCACTCATGAACTCGCTGGAGGGCCTGCGCGCCAACCCGCGCCTGAAGCCCCCCTTCCCGGCCGCGGCGGGCCTGTACGGGCTGCCCACCACCATCAACAACGTCGAGACCTTCTGCGCCGCCACGCAGATCCTGCGCTACGGCGCGGACTGGCACGCGGGCATGGGCACTGAGAAGAGCAAAGGCATGAAACTCTTCCAGATCAGTGGCCCGGTCGCGCGGCCCGGCGTGTACGAACTGCCGCTGGGCACCACCTTCCGCGAACTCATCTACGACTGGGCGGGCGGCCCCCTGGAGGAGATGAAGGCCATCATTCCCGGCGGAAGCAGCTGCCCCATGCTGCCCTGGACGGACGCGATTCTCGACACGCCCATGGACTACGAGGCCGTCGCGGCCGCCGGCAGCATGCTGGGCACCGGCGGCGTCACGCTGATCCCGAAGGCGGACTGCATCGTGAACGCCACCTGGAACCTCGTGCGCTTCTACGGCCACGAGAGCTGCGGGAAGTGCACGCCGTGCCGCGAGGGCATCAGCTCCTGGATGACCCGCATGTACCAGAAACTCGTGACCGGCCGCGGCCAGCCCGGCGACGTGCAGCTCATCTTGGACATGAGTGACAACATCGGCGGCCGCAGCTTCTGCGCGCTGGCCGACGCCTGCCTGGGCCCGGTCCTGAGCAGCATCAAACACTTCCGCGAGGAATACGACGCCCTGGCCACCACCCAGCAGCCCCTGTACCCCGCGCGCAAACGCTGGAGGGACGCGTGA
- the nuoG gene encoding NADH-quinone oxidoreductase subunit NuoG, with amino-acid sequence MKVHVDGIEVELPAGTSAIDAVFQSGGDVPYFCAHKYLSPVGACRMCLVESGSPRKNPDGSFVMEGEGDAATPKIFWFPKPMASCTMQATEGMHIRTAKTSEVVAKAQAGMMEFTLLNHPLDCPTCDKGGACELQDRAFEYGYGASRFGFDRRHAEKHYPLSDFVILDQERCIHCKRCVRYFEEVPGQEVLDFIERGGHTFIDTEEGGLPTGFSGNITDICPVGALLDNVARFRGRNWEYDHTPTTCTLCPVGCSITVDARNGRLERIVAGENRDVNEAWICDAGRFGHPFASEERLTTPLIRDEDGALVPATWDEAITAINRGLLGLPLADLGLFVGSGATLEEGAALSALADALNARHVDHFPRHSVFIAPTATLTDVATADAVVVLGADLGEEAPVLELRILEMLRGGLLPAEFAHGTAIADLRLVERPARRPERLAVIGGESRLWGHAGHRVSANGENALTRLAHPDTDDLKAVRALLDSAERPVLILGADALRGASGSAASLLADLASRTGAKVIAIPAGPNSNGLAALNLVPRTGGLGVDRLGEVPAAFISRLDPGMRAAGFTVVHDTHLTATAQLADVVLPAVTNYEKRGTVQNLEGRLLPLNPAAIQSGEAADLIRTLTALAEALGVKAPARGQRGAQTLLTERVGVNTAGIQAGGALHSFARTYVAPAAPHTPKLWTERMRSRDRDWAERIHDLVEGGWTLPVAPAAPQPGGDD; translated from the coding sequence ATGAAAGTTCACGTGGACGGAATTGAAGTGGAACTCCCGGCCGGCACCAGCGCCATTGACGCGGTGTTCCAGTCGGGTGGGGACGTGCCGTACTTCTGCGCGCACAAGTACCTCTCGCCGGTGGGCGCGTGCCGGATGTGCCTCGTGGAATCGGGCTCGCCCCGCAAGAACCCGGACGGATCGTTCGTGATGGAAGGAGAGGGGGACGCGGCCACGCCGAAGATCTTCTGGTTCCCCAAGCCGATGGCGTCCTGCACCATGCAGGCCACCGAGGGCATGCACATCCGCACTGCGAAAACGAGCGAGGTCGTGGCGAAGGCGCAGGCGGGCATGATGGAGTTCACGCTGCTGAACCACCCGCTGGACTGCCCCACCTGCGACAAGGGCGGCGCGTGCGAGTTGCAGGACCGCGCGTTCGAGTACGGGTATGGCGCGAGCCGCTTCGGCTTCGACCGCCGCCACGCGGAGAAGCACTACCCGCTGTCGGACTTCGTGATTCTGGATCAGGAGCGCTGCATTCACTGCAAGCGCTGCGTGCGGTACTTCGAGGAGGTGCCGGGCCAGGAGGTGCTGGACTTCATCGAGCGCGGCGGGCACACCTTCATCGATACCGAGGAGGGCGGGCTGCCCACGGGCTTTTCGGGGAACATCACGGACATCTGCCCGGTGGGGGCGCTGCTGGACAACGTGGCGCGCTTCCGGGGCCGCAACTGGGAGTACGACCACACGCCCACCACCTGCACGCTGTGCCCAGTCGGGTGCTCCATCACGGTGGACGCCCGTAACGGCCGCCTCGAGCGCATCGTGGCGGGCGAGAACCGCGACGTGAACGAGGCGTGGATCTGCGACGCGGGCCGCTTCGGTCACCCCTTCGCCAGCGAGGAGCGCCTGACTACCCCCCTCATCCGGGATGAGGACGGGGCGCTGGTCCCCGCCACCTGGGACGAGGCCATCACCGCGATCAACCGCGGCCTGCTGGGGCTGCCGCTGGCGGACCTGGGCCTGTTCGTGGGCTCGGGCGCCACGCTGGAGGAGGGCGCGGCGCTGTCAGCCCTGGCGGACGCGCTCAACGCCCGGCACGTGGATCACTTCCCGCGTCACTCGGTGTTCATCGCGCCGACCGCCACGCTGACGGACGTGGCGACCGCCGACGCCGTCGTCGTGCTGGGCGCCGACCTGGGCGAGGAAGCGCCGGTGCTGGAACTGCGCATCCTGGAGATGCTGCGCGGCGGCCTGCTGCCCGCCGAGTTCGCGCACGGCACCGCCATCGCCGACCTGCGCCTCGTGGAACGCCCCGCCCGCCGCCCCGAGCGGCTGGCCGTGATCGGCGGCGAGTCGCGCCTGTGGGGGCACGCCGGGCACCGCGTCAGCGCGAACGGTGAGAATGCCCTGACCCGCCTCGCCCACCCGGACACCGACGACCTGAAGGCCGTGCGGGCCCTGCTGGACAGCGCCGAGCGGCCCGTGCTGATCCTGGGCGCGGACGCCCTGCGCGGCGCGAGCGGCTCCGCGGCCTCACTGCTGGCCGACCTCGCCTCGCGCACCGGGGCGAAGGTCATCGCGATTCCCGCCGGGCCGAACAGCAACGGGCTGGCCGCGCTGAACCTCGTGCCCCGCACCGGCGGCCTGGGTGTCGACCGCCTGGGCGAGGTCCCCGCCGCGTTCATCAGCCGCCTCGATCCTGGCATGCGCGCGGCGGGCTTCACGGTTGTGCACGACACGCACCTGACCGCCACCGCCCAGCTGGCCGACGTGGTCCTGCCCGCCGTCACGAACTACGAGAAGCGCGGCACCGTCCAGAACCTCGAGGGGCGTCTGCTGCCCCTGAACCCCGCTGCCATCCAGAGCGGCGAGGCCGCCGACCTGATCCGCACCCTGACCGCGCTGGCCGAGGCGCTGGGTGTGAAGGCCCCCGCCCGCGGTCAGCGCGGCGCGCAGACCCTGCTGACCGAGCGGGTCGGCGTGAACACCGCCGGGATCCAGGCGGGCGGCGCGCTGCACAGCTTCGCCCGCACGTACGTGGCGCCCGCCGCGCCGCACACGCCGAAACTCTGGACCGAGCGCATGCGCTCCCGTGACCGCGACTGGGCCGAACGCATCCACGACCTCGTGGAGGGCGGCTGGACGCTGCCGGTCGCGCCCGCGGCACCTCAACCCGGAGGGGACGACTGA
- the nuoH gene encoding NADH-quinone oxidoreductase subunit NuoH codes for MPDWLATLLISLLKAVLVVLGLLTTFAYMTLIERRLLGRMQLRPGPNRVGPMGLLQPAADAIKSIFKEDLTVTLADKLVYTLAPIVAIGMALTAFGGLPAGPAGSLFGENPWVYNLDTGILALLALTSMGVYGIFLGGWASGSKYPILGGLRSSAQMISYELGMGLSLLGLLMIVGTTSFHGIVGWQAQNGPMILFQSLGFVLFLISSFAETNRTPFDLPEAEQEIVAGYLTEYSAIKWALFQMAEYVNMITASAVMSTLFFGGWKGPQFLNGLIPGISDWPLIWLIVKIAFFLFLFIWVRATLPRLRYDQLMRFGWKLVLPLALANTMLTAAFLAFRGSGGLWFLGVLSFAGVLALLVLSDRVRTLWNQPSIRPEGDIVRAGGD; via the coding sequence ATGCCCGACTGGCTCGCCACACTCCTGATCTCGCTGCTCAAGGCCGTGCTGGTCGTCCTGGGCCTGCTGACCACCTTCGCGTACATGACCCTGATCGAGCGGCGCCTGCTGGGCCGCATGCAGCTGCGCCCCGGCCCGAACCGCGTGGGCCCCATGGGCCTGCTGCAACCCGCCGCGGACGCCATCAAGAGCATCTTCAAGGAGGACCTCACCGTCACCCTGGCCGACAAGCTCGTGTACACCCTGGCGCCCATCGTCGCCATCGGCATGGCCCTGACCGCGTTCGGGGGCCTGCCCGCCGGGCCCGCCGGGAGCCTGTTCGGCGAGAACCCCTGGGTGTACAACCTCGACACCGGCATCCTGGCGCTGCTCGCGCTGACCAGCATGGGCGTGTATGGCATCTTCCTGGGCGGCTGGGCGTCCGGCAGCAAATACCCGATCCTGGGCGGCCTGCGGTCAAGCGCGCAGATGATCAGCTACGAACTCGGCATGGGCCTGAGCCTGCTGGGCCTGCTGATGATCGTGGGCACCACCTCCTTCCACGGCATCGTGGGCTGGCAGGCGCAGAACGGCCCGATGATCCTCTTCCAGTCGCTGGGCTTCGTGCTGTTCCTGATCTCGTCCTTCGCGGAAACGAACCGCACGCCCTTCGACCTGCCGGAAGCCGAGCAGGAGATCGTCGCCGGGTACCTCACGGAGTACAGCGCGATCAAGTGGGCGCTGTTCCAGATGGCCGAGTACGTGAACATGATCACCGCGTCCGCCGTCATGAGCACCCTCTTCTTCGGCGGCTGGAAGGGCCCGCAGTTCCTCAACGGCCTGATCCCCGGGATTTCCGACTGGCCGCTGATCTGGCTGATCGTGAAGATTGCGTTCTTCCTGTTCCTGTTCATCTGGGTGCGCGCCACCCTCCCGCGGCTGCGCTACGACCAGCTGATGCGCTTCGGCTGGAAACTCGTGCTGCCCCTGGCGCTGGCCAACACCATGCTGACCGCCGCGTTCCTCGCCTTCCGCGGCTCCGGCGGCCTGTGGTTCCTGGGCGTCCTCAGCTTCGCGGGCGTGCTCGCGCTGCTCGTCCTGAGCGACCGCGTCCGCACCCTGTGGAACCAGCCCAGCATCCGCCCCGAAGGGGACATCGTCCGCGCCGGAGGCGACTGA
- the nuoI gene encoding NADH-quinone oxidoreductase subunit NuoI — protein sequence MGVLEIAKGMGVTLGKLFQKPVTVSYPEQRATLQPRFRGRHILTRHPGTNLEKCIGCSLCAAACPAYAIYVEAAENDPAAPVSPGERYAKVYEINMLRCIFCGMCEEACPTGAVVLGNEFEMADYRYRDFVYAKEDMLVGVTGSVPQRREAERRGKPVRLGFQLDGGQPRAELEGVKYQ from the coding sequence ATGGGCGTTCTTGAAATAGCCAAGGGCATGGGCGTCACGCTGGGGAAACTGTTCCAGAAACCCGTGACCGTCAGTTACCCCGAACAGCGCGCCACGCTGCAACCCCGCTTCCGCGGGCGGCACATCTTGACCCGCCACCCCGGCACGAATCTGGAAAAGTGCATCGGCTGCTCGCTGTGCGCCGCCGCGTGCCCCGCCTACGCCATCTACGTGGAGGCCGCCGAGAACGACCCGGCCGCGCCCGTGTCGCCTGGCGAGCGGTACGCGAAGGTATACGAGATCAACATGCTGCGCTGCATCTTCTGCGGCATGTGCGAGGAAGCCTGCCCGACCGGCGCGGTCGTACTGGGCAACGAGTTCGAGATGGCCGACTACCGCTACCGCGACTTCGTGTACGCCAAGGAGGACATGCTCGTCGGCGTGACCGGCAGCGTCCCGCAGCGCCGCGAGGCCGAGCGCAGAGGCAAACCCGTCCGCCTGGGCTTCCAACTCGACGGCGGGCAGCCCCGCGCGGAACTGGAAGGGGTGAAGTACCAGTGA
- a CDS encoding NADH-quinone oxidoreductase subunit J: MMLAFILLGALAIVGGVITIAAKNAVHASLGLVGTLLCVAGLFATLNASFLAATQVIVYAGAVMVLFLFVIMLLNANQPVTERDPVPYVRELAGIGGTLLAGAFVVLAFTYRDPRPLAEGAEALRGGSALVMGETLLTRFLLPFEAVSILLLVAIVGAVALVQRPAAQPDGVPDELEEPVGAPQQERRQVPRGAAPALMQTRGAQDGEVRA; encoded by the coding sequence ATGATGCTGGCGTTCATCCTGCTGGGCGCGCTGGCGATCGTGGGCGGCGTGATCACCATTGCCGCAAAGAACGCGGTGCATGCGTCGCTGGGGCTGGTGGGGACGCTGCTGTGCGTGGCGGGCCTGTTCGCCACGTTGAACGCGTCGTTCCTGGCCGCGACCCAGGTGATCGTGTACGCGGGCGCGGTGATGGTGCTGTTCCTGTTCGTGATCATGCTCCTGAACGCGAACCAGCCGGTCACGGAACGCGACCCGGTGCCGTACGTGCGGGAACTCGCCGGGATCGGCGGGACGCTGCTGGCCGGGGCGTTCGTGGTGCTGGCCTTCACGTACAGGGACCCACGCCCGCTGGCCGAGGGGGCCGAGGCGCTGCGTGGCGGGTCCGCGCTGGTGATGGGGGAGACCCTCCTGACCCGCTTCCTGCTGCCCTTCGAGGCGGTGAGCATCCTGCTGCTCGTGGCGATCGTGGGCGCGGTGGCGCTCGTGCAGCGCCCGGCCGCGCAGCCGGACGGCGTGCCGGACGAGCTGGAGGAACCGGTGGGCGCGCCCCAGCAGGAGCGGCGGCAGGTGCCGCGCGGGGCCGCCCCGGCCCTGATGCAGACCCGCGGCGCCCAGGACGGGGAGGTGCGTGCCTGA
- the nuoK gene encoding NADH-quinone oxidoreductase subunit NuoK, which yields MVPTTSYLALSGILFALGMIGVLTRRTAIMVFLSVELMLNAANLALVAFARSWGDPTGQTAVFIVMTLAAAEVAIGLAIIVAIFRKRETTNVDDLAALKG from the coding sequence ATGGTGCCCACCACCTCCTACCTGGCCCTGTCCGGGATTCTGTTCGCGCTGGGCATGATCGGCGTGCTGACCCGCCGCACGGCCATCATGGTGTTCCTGTCGGTGGAGCTGATGCTGAACGCCGCGAACCTCGCGCTGGTGGCGTTCGCGCGGTCGTGGGGCGACCCGACCGGGCAGACGGCCGTGTTCATCGTGATGACGCTGGCCGCCGCCGAGGTGGCGATCGGGCTGGCGATCATCGTCGCGATCTTCCGTAAACGCGAGACCACGAACGTGGACGATCTCGCCGCGTTGAAAGGCTGA